In Polypterus senegalus isolate Bchr_013 chromosome 12, ASM1683550v1, whole genome shotgun sequence, the following are encoded in one genomic region:
- the LOC120540158 gene encoding sodium channel subunit beta-1-like, translating to MTSHRILGFVVFCVLLCAQGCRAGCVEVDSDTEAVAGNGFKLGCISCKKRSEVEATAVITWLFQSADDEDFREIYSYESVGVVQDEQFEGRIDWNGSKNTRDLQDGSIYLHNVTFNDSGVYKCNVNRLLMYEHYEFNSNATKVVHLNVVPKANRELTSIISEIMMYVFIVGLTIWLVVEMVYCYRKIAAAGEEALRENAAEYLAITSESKENCTGVQVAE from the exons ATGACTTCTCACCGAATTTTGGGGTTCGTGGTCTTCTGCGTGCTCCTCTGTG CGCAGGGCTGCCGGGCCGGCTGTGTGGAGGTCGACTCGGACACGGAGGCGGTGGCCGGAAATGGATTTAAATTGGGGTGCATCTCCTGCAAGAAGAGAAGCGAAGTTGAAGCCACCGCTGTCATCACTTGGCTCTTTCAGTCCGCAGATGACGAAGACTTTCGGGAG ATCTACAGCTATGAAAGCGTCGGAGTGGTCCAGGACGAGCAGTTTGAAGGTCGCATCGACTGGAATGGCAGCAAAAACACCCGCGACCTGCAGGACGGCTCCATCTACCTGCACAACGTCACCTTCAACGACTCGGGCGTCTACAAGTGCAACGTCAACCGCCTGCTCATGTACGAGCACTACGAGTTCAACAGCAATGCCACCAAGGTCGTTCACCTCAACGTGGTTCCAAAAG CCAATCGGGAGCTGACGTCGATCATCTCCGAGATCATGATGTACGTCTTCATCGTGGGCCTGACCATCTGGTTGGTGGTGGAGATGGTCTACTGCTACAGGAAGATCGCGGCAGCCGGAGAAGAGGCCTTACGGGAAAACGC gGCTGAATATCTTGCCATCACATCTGAGAGTAAAGAAAACTGCACGGGTGTTCAAGTGGCAGAATAG